A stretch of Nitrospirae bacterium YQR-1 DNA encodes these proteins:
- a CDS encoding response regulator — translation MDKRLRVLVVDDEPIVGKRLKPVLTKMGCDVETFENPKAALNAIMEQEYDIVVTDIRMDGVDGIAILEAAKRKSTHTKVIMITGYAMTEIKRQALERGAFDFIVKPFNADDFRKAIAKAAKSLDFFI, via the coding sequence CTGGATAAGCGGCTTAGGGTTTTAGTGGTTGATGATGAGCCGATAGTAGGAAAGAGACTTAAACCTGTTTTAACAAAGATGGGTTGTGATGTTGAGACTTTTGAAAATCCAAAAGCCGCACTTAACGCAATCATGGAACAGGAGTACGACATTGTTGTAACAGATATCAGAATGGATGGGGTGGACGGTATTGCAATTTTAGAGGCAGCAAAGCGCAAATCAACACATACTAAGGTAATCATGATAACGGGTTATGCCATGACAGAAATAAAACGGCAGGCATTAGAAAGAGGCGCTTTCGATTTCATTGTTAAACCTTTTAATGCAGATGACTTTCGTAAGGCTATTGCAAAAGCAGCAAAATCCTTAGATTTTTTTATTTAA
- a CDS encoding universal stress protein: MVLKKFSEKMDKMFTAVTFAEEGEFDTAREFMMDSRRVLLAITENSIDRKTLLYTINTCKRINAELDILYLSKTNEMNNSLQTFLSELDNEGIKYRLIVKTGSLRSEIVAYTESNKEILYVIVDSSDNWDTTAYEKERDFPDLFKNLRCPLVVIKESAVRT, encoded by the coding sequence ATGGTGTTGAAAAAGTTTTCAGAGAAGATGGACAAAATGTTTACGGCGGTAACATTTGCAGAGGAAGGTGAGTTTGACACGGCAAGGGAGTTTATGATGGACAGCAGAAGGGTACTGCTTGCCATTACCGAAAACAGCATTGACAGAAAAACCCTTTTATACACAATTAACACCTGTAAGAGGATAAATGCAGAGCTTGACATCTTGTACTTATCTAAAACAAATGAAATGAATAATTCTCTGCAAACATTCCTTTCAGAGCTCGATAATGAAGGTATTAAATACAGGCTGATAGTAAAAACCGGAAGCCTGAGAAGCGAAATAGTAGCCTATACGGAATCAAACAAGGAAATTCTTTATGTAATCGTGGATTCATCTGACAACTGGGACACTACAGCATATGAAAAAGAAAGAGATTTCCCTGACCTGTTCAAAAACTTAAGATGTCCGCTGGTTGTTATTAAAGAAAGTGCGGTAAGAACATAG
- a CDS encoding sulfite exporter TauE/SafE family protein, with translation MHDIINESANFIDLGTMQIVYLFVMGFIGGLVSGFIGSGGAFVLTPGMMSLGVPALVAVASNMCHKFPKALVGAIKRYRYGQVDVKLGLIIGVSAEAGVLYGASIQQRIKDTFGDAGSNLYVSVAFVLVLGIVGGIILKDVIKSTKAGTQDSVEKPTKIAMWLRTVNIPGTMIYFKSIDAKVSILFTLPLGFATGMLAATIAVGGFVGVPSMMYILGVPGLIASATELVIAFVMGMGGSLKYALHGLVDIRLAMLILGGSLFGIQLGAIGTTYVRPFMIKVVMATIMLIVLVSRAIMIPVYLTKLKVINGLNESALKIMSNTSFAIMMLALFIGAFIILKAIWSGLRAEKMLSMRKEYKKA, from the coding sequence ATGCATGATATCATAAATGAATCTGCAAATTTTATTGATTTAGGAACTATGCAGATAGTATATCTGTTTGTGATGGGGTTTATCGGTGGCCTTGTAAGCGGTTTTATAGGCTCAGGCGGGGCATTTGTACTAACGCCGGGGATGATGAGTCTTGGAGTGCCTGCCCTTGTGGCCGTGGCAAGCAACATGTGCCACAAGTTTCCCAAAGCGCTCGTTGGCGCTATAAAACGCTACAGATACGGGCAGGTGGACGTAAAACTTGGCCTTATAATCGGGGTATCAGCCGAGGCGGGGGTACTCTACGGAGCCTCTATTCAGCAGCGGATAAAAGACACCTTCGGGGATGCCGGATCAAACCTCTACGTAAGCGTTGCTTTCGTATTAGTGCTTGGCATTGTGGGTGGAATAATTCTCAAAGACGTTATAAAATCAACAAAAGCCGGTACACAGGATTCAGTGGAGAAACCGACTAAGATTGCCATGTGGTTACGCACAGTTAACATCCCAGGCACGATGATATACTTTAAGAGTATAGACGCTAAGGTATCTATTCTCTTTACTCTTCCTCTTGGGTTTGCAACCGGTATGTTAGCCGCAACTATTGCAGTTGGCGGCTTTGTGGGCGTCCCTTCAATGATGTATATATTAGGTGTTCCCGGCCTCATTGCCTCGGCTACTGAGCTGGTCATAGCTTTTGTTATGGGTATGGGGGGGTCTCTCAAATACGCGCTTCACGGCCTTGTTGACATAAGACTTGCCATGTTGATTTTAGGCGGCTCACTATTTGGCATACAACTGGGCGCTATAGGGACAACCTATGTGAGGCCATTTATGATAAAGGTTGTTATGGCTACAATTATGCTGATTGTTTTGGTAAGCCGCGCCATTATGATTCCTGTCTATCTTACTAAACTAAAGGTAATCAACGGCCTGAATGAGAGCGCCCTTAAAATAATGAGTAACACTAGTTTTGCAATTATGATGTTGGCTCTCTTTATAGGCGCATTTATCATATTGAAGGCCATTTGGAGCGGGCTGCGAGCTGAAAAAATGCTTTCTATGAGAAAGGAATATAAAAAGGCTTAA
- a CDS encoding universal stress protein: MEATSMEVMYRQELMGALKSILLAVDGSDYSKGAVEEAILFARSCGIKLTMLYVQGLNDGFETGGMTFVETMDRRLDDYFDDVREKAADENVEMEIIIRRTSDAYRGIVDEAIDKTSDIIIMGRRGMSGLKRMIMGSVTAKVLAYAPCKVLVVPKEAEIRGDHIMLATDGSKFSLAAEAEAINMAARCPIVKSFHAVSVAATKEKIAEAEKNLERVRNNATKCGVNVETLTLVGEPYKAVVNASMESGADLVIMGSHGRTGIEKLLMGSVAERVVALAPCSVLVVKTAMD, encoded by the coding sequence ATGGAAGCAACATCAATGGAAGTCATGTACAGACAGGAGCTGATGGGAGCGTTGAAATCAATTCTTCTGGCTGTTGACGGCTCAGATTATAGTAAGGGCGCAGTTGAAGAGGCTATTCTCTTTGCCAGGTCCTGCGGTATTAAGTTAACTATGCTCTATGTTCAGGGATTAAATGATGGATTTGAGACTGGTGGTATGACCTTTGTAGAGACTATGGACAGACGTTTAGATGATTACTTTGATGATGTCAGGGAAAAGGCCGCCGATGAAAACGTAGAGATGGAAATAATCATACGGCGCACATCCGACGCCTACAGGGGAATTGTAGATGAAGCAATAGATAAGACAAGCGATATAATCATAATGGGAAGGCGCGGAATGAGCGGCCTTAAAAGGATGATAATGGGAAGTGTGACGGCAAAAGTCTTAGCCTATGCACCGTGCAAGGTGCTGGTCGTACCCAAAGAGGCGGAGATAAGGGGCGATCACATTATGCTTGCCACAGACGGCTCTAAGTTCAGTTTGGCCGCTGAAGCCGAGGCTATTAACATGGCTGCCAGATGCCCTATCGTTAAGAGTTTTCACGCAGTTTCAGTTGCTGCTACTAAAGAAAAAATAGCCGAGGCTGAGAAAAATCTGGAGAGAGTCAGGAACAATGCCACTAAATGCGGGGTAAACGTTGAAACCCTCACACTTGTTGGCGAACCTTATAAAGCTGTGGTTAACGCCTCCATGGAGTCAGGCGCAGACTTGGTAATAATGGGCTCACACGGTAGAACCGGTATAGAGAAACTCCTAATGGGAAGTGTAGCCGAACGAGTAGTTGCATTGGCGCCTTGTTCGGTTCTTGTTGTTAAAACTGCTATGGATTAG